In bacterium, one genomic interval encodes:
- a CDS encoding MBL fold metallo-hydrolase: MTAFRVTVLASGSAGNAVLVECGGERVLVDAGLSLDALERALGRVGLTPAGIRAAVLTHEHDDHARGAGALSRTCGVRVYATRATTAAAAPTLAGADVHPFAAGVPFAIGPFEISAFPVPHDAIEPVGLAIAAAGRRIVVATDLGAADGVLDSHLARADLAVLESNYDLGLLHVSAYPWFLKNRILGGRGHLSNDEAARALARTAREAAGAGRRRGVLLVHLSDTNNLAPLARDTVRAALQAAGAAAAPLLAVRPNAGAAPLAVDW; this comes from the coding sequence ATGACGGCGTTCCGCGTCACCGTGCTGGCGAGCGGCAGCGCCGGCAACGCCGTCCTGGTCGAGTGCGGCGGCGAGCGGGTGCTCGTGGACGCGGGGCTGTCGCTGGACGCGCTGGAGCGCGCCCTGGGCCGCGTCGGCCTCACGCCCGCCGGCATCCGCGCCGCCGTGCTGACGCACGAGCACGACGATCACGCGCGCGGCGCGGGGGCGCTCAGCCGGACCTGCGGCGTACGCGTCTACGCGACGCGCGCGACGACGGCCGCCGCGGCCCCGACGCTCGCCGGGGCCGACGTGCACCCGTTCGCGGCCGGCGTGCCATTCGCGATCGGGCCGTTCGAAATTTCCGCGTTCCCCGTACCGCACGATGCCATCGAGCCGGTGGGCCTGGCGATCGCGGCCGCCGGCCGGCGAATCGTCGTCGCGACCGACCTCGGGGCCGCGGACGGTGTGCTGGACTCGCACCTGGCCCGCGCCGACCTCGCGGTCCTCGAGAGCAACTACGACCTCGGGCTGCTGCACGTGAGCGCGTACCCCTGGTTTCTGAAGAACCGCATTCTCGGCGGACGCGGCCACCTCAGCAACGACGAGGCGGCCAGGGCGCTGGCGCGCACGGCCCGGGAGGCGGCCGGCGCGGGACGGCGGCGCGGCGTGCTGCTGGTCCACCTCAGCGACACCAACAACTTGGCGCCGCTGGCGCGTGACACGGTCCGGGCCGCGCTGCAGGCCGCGGGCGCGGCGGCGGCGCCGCTGCTGGCCGTGCGGCCCAACGCCGGCGCGGCCCCGCTCGCGGTCGACTGGTGA
- a CDS encoding cyclophilin-like fold protein, with protein sequence MSRHAVRTITITAGKITATATLGAGRTADAIWNALPLEARASTWGDEIYFSIPVTCDPESPREVVEMGDLGYWPPGSAFCIFFGPTPASRDREIRPASPVNVFGRIQGDATVFKAVRSGTTVTIGRAG encoded by the coding sequence GTGAGCAGGCACGCCGTGCGGACGATCACGATCACCGCGGGCAAGATCACGGCGACCGCGACCCTCGGCGCCGGCCGCACCGCCGACGCGATCTGGAACGCGCTCCCGCTCGAAGCGCGCGCCAGCACGTGGGGTGACGAGATCTACTTCTCGATCCCCGTGACCTGCGACCCCGAGTCGCCGCGGGAGGTCGTGGAGATGGGCGATCTCGGGTATTGGCCGCCGGGCAGCGCCTTCTGCATCTTCTTCGGTCCGACGCCGGCCAGCCGGGACCGCGAAATCCGGCCGGCGAGCCCCGTCAACGTCTTCGGCCGCATCCAGGGCGACGCGACGGTCTTCAAGGCGGTGCGGTCCGGCACCACCGTCACGATCGGGCGCGCGGGGTGA